In the Streptomyces sp. f51 genome, one interval contains:
- a CDS encoding L-aspartate oxidase — protein MTGKGTGSDTATGTGIRLHAPAPGWALTADVVVVGSGVAGLTAALRCEAAGLRTIVVTKARLDDGSTRWAQGGVAAALGEGDTPEQHLDDTLVAGAGLCDEEAVRILVTEGPDAVRRLIATGAHFDESSEGGLELTREGGHHRRRIAHAGGDATGAEISRALVEAVRARGLRTVENALVLDLLTDAEGRTAGVTLHVMGEGQHDGVGAVHAPAVVLATGGMGQVYSATTNPSVSTGDGVALALRAGAEISDLEFVQFHPTVLFLGPDAEGQQPLVSEAVRGEGAHLVDADGVRFMVGQHELAELAPRDIVAKGITRRMLEQDAEHMFLDARHFGADMWEHRFPTILAACRAHGIDPVTEPVPVAPAAHYASGGVRTDPRGRTTVPGLYACGEVACTGVHGANRLASNSLLEGLVYAERIAADIAARHAEDGLHARVPQPVPHPETPAHPLLAPETRFAIQRIMTGGAGVLRSAASLQAAAEQLQRLHTDARDSLDENGKTSEPGVDTWEATNLLCVARVLVAAALLREETRGCHWREDRADRDDEQWRRHIVVRLNPDRTLAVRTTDTADFPPTSRQPHAAPQSRPQEQ, from the coding sequence GTGACCGGCAAAGGCACAGGTTCAGACACCGCCACTGGCACCGGCATACGCCTGCACGCCCCGGCCCCCGGCTGGGCCCTGACCGCGGACGTCGTGGTCGTCGGCTCCGGCGTCGCCGGGCTCACCGCGGCCCTGCGCTGCGAGGCCGCGGGGCTGCGGACCATCGTGGTCACCAAGGCCCGCCTGGACGACGGCTCCACGCGCTGGGCCCAGGGTGGCGTCGCCGCCGCGCTCGGCGAGGGCGACACCCCCGAGCAGCACCTCGACGACACCCTCGTCGCGGGCGCGGGCCTGTGCGACGAGGAGGCCGTGCGCATCCTCGTCACCGAGGGCCCCGACGCGGTACGCAGGCTCATCGCGACCGGCGCCCACTTCGACGAGTCCTCCGAGGGCGGCCTCGAACTCACCCGCGAGGGCGGCCACCACCGCCGCCGCATCGCGCACGCGGGCGGCGACGCGACCGGCGCCGAGATCTCCCGGGCCCTCGTCGAGGCGGTCCGCGCGCGCGGACTGCGCACGGTCGAGAACGCGCTCGTCCTGGACCTCCTGACGGACGCCGAGGGCCGCACCGCGGGCGTGACCCTGCACGTCATGGGAGAGGGCCAGCACGACGGCGTGGGCGCCGTCCACGCGCCCGCCGTGGTCCTCGCGACCGGCGGCATGGGCCAGGTCTACTCCGCGACCACCAACCCGTCCGTCTCCACGGGCGACGGCGTGGCCCTCGCGCTCCGGGCCGGCGCCGAGATCTCCGACCTCGAATTCGTCCAGTTCCACCCGACCGTGCTCTTCCTCGGCCCCGACGCGGAGGGCCAGCAGCCGCTGGTCTCCGAAGCGGTACGCGGCGAGGGCGCCCACCTGGTCGACGCCGACGGCGTGCGCTTCATGGTGGGACAGCACGAGCTGGCCGAACTGGCGCCCCGGGACATCGTCGCCAAGGGCATCACGCGCCGCATGCTGGAGCAGGACGCCGAGCACATGTTCCTCGACGCCCGGCACTTCGGCGCCGACATGTGGGAGCACCGCTTCCCCACGATCCTCGCCGCCTGCCGTGCCCACGGCATCGACCCGGTGACCGAGCCCGTCCCGGTCGCCCCGGCCGCCCACTACGCCTCCGGCGGCGTCCGCACCGACCCCCGGGGCCGCACCACCGTCCCCGGCCTGTACGCGTGCGGCGAGGTCGCCTGCACGGGCGTCCACGGCGCCAACCGGCTCGCCTCCAACTCCCTGCTGGAGGGCCTGGTCTACGCCGAGCGCATCGCCGCCGACATCGCGGCGAGGCACGCCGAGGACGGCCTGCACGCGCGCGTGCCCCAGCCGGTCCCGCACCCCGAGACCCCCGCGCACCCGCTGCTCGCCCCCGAGACCCGCTTCGCGATCCAGCGGATCATGACGGGCGGCGCCGGTGTGCTGCGCTCCGCCGCGTCCCTCCAGGCCGCGGCCGAGCAGCTCCAGCGGCTGCACACCGACGCCCGGGACTCCCTCGACGAGAACGGCAAGACCTCCGAGCCGGGCGTCGACACCTGGGAGGCCACCAACCTGCTGTGCGTGGCCCGCGTCCTGGTCGCCGCGGCCCTCCTGCGCGAGGAGACCCGGGGCTGCCACTGGCGCGAGGACCGCGCCGACCGGGACGACGAGCAGTGGCGCCGCCACATCGTCGTACGGCTGAATCCCGACCGGACCCTCGCCGTCCGCACCACCGATACCGCAGACTTCCCCCCGACATCCCGGCAGCCCCACGCGGCGCCCCAGTCCCGTCCCCAGGAGCAGTGA